Proteins co-encoded in one Desulfitobacterium hafniense DCB-2 genomic window:
- a CDS encoding prenyltransferase/squalene oxidase repeat-containing protein, whose amino-acid sequence MDGGDRLNFGKNLSDSLDKAQTYVSEGVEQILADKLDQDHGVSPSPGATALASLALLALGREFKGAQQRGIQWLWQNNRGGWGKVPGGQPDEEITKIARLALQGSQGGWMAKLQVLSQARQFSQMILTLGQRVVPGLEGPTPEEIILPNILEESVLAKLPLYGRPVVVAASLLATESQEGLNRGIQYLLDTQMEDGSWSEDIIATSLAILGIMRLGGYPEPCQRAGRWLIQKQYATGAWPAFDQLKNWAMGWAVCIAGETGNGWRGNSWLEPGVAWLKQAQNADGSYGSTPPYTHPDLDDTAVALIGLYQVGAENPLGVQLLKRLQNKDGSWGTFPSFEGTPPQITSEFPVYISSVDVTIHALEALWRRGRTQEESVYRGLGWLSAQQDAQGAFTSSWYEGSIYSTAQALELFSKWKFNWHQLYLTRDILEARQKAINFIVESQQEDGGWGSIVETGLALSGLLRYGRAVPQQVLDKGSIHLMYSQNLNGSFKPSYKAIYAKGWDYEEPITTALTAIRALSRYEQLFGK is encoded by the coding sequence ATGGATGGAGGTGATCGATTGAATTTTGGCAAGAATTTAAGTGATTCTTTAGATAAAGCTCAAACCTATGTGTCTGAAGGGGTAGAGCAGATTTTAGCGGATAAGCTTGATCAGGACCATGGTGTTTCCCCCAGCCCTGGGGCGACGGCCTTGGCCTCCCTGGCCCTGCTGGCCCTGGGCCGGGAGTTCAAGGGGGCCCAACAGCGGGGGATTCAGTGGTTATGGCAGAATAATCGCGGGGGTTGGGGAAAGGTCCCTGGGGGCCAGCCCGACGAAGAAATCACGAAGATTGCGCGTCTGGCTCTGCAGGGGAGTCAAGGGGGATGGATGGCCAAGCTCCAAGTGCTTTCCCAGGCCAGGCAGTTTTCTCAAATGATTTTGACCTTGGGTCAGCGGGTGGTTCCCGGACTGGAAGGCCCGACTCCTGAAGAAATCATTCTTCCCAACATTCTGGAAGAAAGTGTGCTGGCCAAATTGCCTCTCTATGGCCGGCCGGTAGTGGTGGCGGCTTCCCTGCTCGCTACGGAATCTCAGGAGGGGCTGAACAGGGGAATTCAATATCTTCTCGATACTCAGATGGAGGACGGTTCCTGGTCGGAGGATATTATCGCCACCAGCCTGGCCATTCTGGGGATTATGCGTTTGGGGGGGTACCCGGAGCCATGCCAGCGGGCCGGGCGCTGGCTGATTCAGAAACAGTATGCTACCGGAGCCTGGCCGGCCTTTGATCAACTCAAGAACTGGGCTATGGGGTGGGCGGTCTGCATCGCCGGGGAAACCGGCAATGGGTGGAGGGGTAATTCCTGGTTGGAGCCGGGGGTCGCTTGGTTAAAACAGGCACAGAATGCCGACGGCAGCTATGGCAGCACTCCCCCCTACACTCATCCTGATTTGGACGACACGGCAGTTGCTTTGATCGGCCTCTATCAGGTGGGGGCGGAAAATCCTCTGGGAGTCCAGCTTCTCAAAAGGCTGCAAAACAAGGATGGGAGTTGGGGGACTTTTCCCAGCTTTGAAGGAACCCCACCTCAGATCACTTCCGAGTTTCCTGTGTATATTTCCAGTGTTGATGTCACCATTCATGCCCTGGAGGCTTTATGGCGACGAGGGCGAACCCAAGAGGAGTCCGTCTATCGGGGGCTAGGGTGGTTATCAGCTCAGCAGGATGCTCAAGGGGCTTTTACCTCATCCTGGTACGAAGGTTCAATCTATAGCACAGCCCAGGCTCTGGAACTTTTCAGTAAGTGGAAATTTAACTGGCACCAGCTTTATCTGACCCGGGATATCTTAGAAGCAAGGCAAAAAGCCATCAATTTTATCGTGGAGTCCCAACAAGAGGACGGGGGCTGGGGATCTATAGTTGAGACAGGGTTGGCTTTGTCCGGACTGTTGAGATATGGTAGGGCTGTTCCTCAGCAAGTGCTGGATAAGGGCAGCATCCATCTTATGTACTCGCAGAATCTTAACGGTTCGTTTAAACCCTCCTATAAGGCTATCTACGCTAAAGGTTGGGACTACGAGGAACCCATAACCACAGCGCTCACCGCCATTCGTGCCTTAAGTCGGTATGAGCAGCTGTTTGGGAAATGA
- a CDS encoding cupin domain-containing protein — MEKINLEEKLQLFNEYWSPKIIGEINDSYVKVAKFKGEFTWHVHDNEDEMFYVVKGILTVKFKDKDIHLYEGEFIIIPKGTEHMPVAPEEVHVLLIEPKRTLNTGNVINDKTIEKLERI, encoded by the coding sequence ATGGAGAAAATCAATTTAGAAGAAAAACTTCAACTTTTTAATGAATACTGGAGTCCTAAAATTATCGGAGAAATCAATGATTCCTATGTAAAAGTTGCTAAATTTAAAGGAGAATTTACTTGGCATGTTCATGACAATGAAGATGAAATGTTCTACGTGGTTAAAGGTATATTAACAGTAAAGTTTAAAGATAAAGACATCCACTTGTATGAAGGGGAATTCATTATTATTCCAAAAGGAACTGAGCATATGCCCGTTGCCCCGGAAGAAGTCCATGTGCTTTTAATAGAACCCAAACGCACCTTAAACACTGGCAACGTCATAAACGATAAGACCATCGAAAAACTCGAGAGAATATGA
- a CDS encoding DUF3793 family protein, with protein MSKACVHDFFRALDRFEDRDFLFYKIQYDIAPTLAEIKPSSLMTFVNHKREMLTLWDRYKEGICQQLRVCYCELRRKDDRVIVLFYRDETLANCLAFWKNKNFLKGQGYADLPKVEDSLCLLRQRFEEECPHELGIFLGYPVEDVTAFMKGNGAPCLACKYWKVYQDVENALKTFEAYDEEREKVVQAVLSIQRKSA; from the coding sequence ATGAGCAAGGCATGTGTTCATGATTTTTTCAGAGCTTTAGACCGATTTGAAGATCGAGACTTTCTTTTCTATAAAATCCAATATGATATTGCTCCGACTTTGGCCGAGATTAAGCCATCCTCTTTGATGACCTTTGTTAACCATAAGCGGGAGATGCTCACCCTCTGGGATCGCTATAAAGAGGGAATCTGTCAACAGCTGCGGGTATGTTACTGTGAGCTAAGGCGCAAAGACGATCGGGTGATTGTTTTATTCTATCGGGATGAGACCCTGGCCAACTGTCTGGCGTTCTGGAAGAATAAAAACTTCCTTAAAGGACAGGGGTATGCTGATTTGCCTAAAGTAGAAGACAGTCTCTGTCTGTTAAGGCAGCGGTTTGAGGAGGAATGTCCTCATGAACTGGGGATTTTCCTGGGTTATCCCGTGGAAGATGTGACTGCTTTTATGAAGGGCAACGGGGCACCCTGCCTGGCCTGCAAGTACTGGAAGGTTTATCAGGATGTGGAAAACGCCCTGAAGACCTTTGAAGCTTATGATGAAGAACGGGAAAAAGTGGTTCAGGCTGTCCTCAGCATCCAAAGAAAAAGCGCATAG
- a CDS encoding DUF2325 domain-containing protein — protein MSILLIGGLDRMEKDYIHIGSKRGHNVKVYTQLPTRFEKVMGEPDGIVLFTGTVSHAMVKVAVKVAKNRNIPIIRSHSSSLKALERELSKLEECAC, from the coding sequence ATGTCGATATTACTTATTGGCGGGCTTGATCGCATGGAGAAGGATTACATACATATCGGATCAAAACGTGGGCATAATGTAAAGGTCTATACTCAGCTTCCAACACGTTTTGAAAAAGTAATGGGGGAGCCGGATGGGATCGTTCTTTTTACCGGAACCGTATCCCATGCTATGGTCAAAGTCGCCGTAAAGGTGGCCAAAAACCGGAACATTCCCATCATCCGCAGTCATAGCAGCAGTTTAAAAGCCTTGGAACGGGAATTGAGTAAATTAGAGGAATGTGCATGTTAA
- a CDS encoding MGMT family protein, with the protein MNDFFEQVYAIVGKIPYGKVVSYGEISWMLGRPRSAREVGRAMRFCPEKLPCHRVVRADGSITGDSHAEVRKILLENEGITFLPGGRVDMKTHRWSG; encoded by the coding sequence GTGAATGATTTCTTTGAACAAGTATATGCTATTGTCGGCAAGATTCCTTACGGCAAGGTGGTGTCATACGGCGAAATTTCTTGGATGTTGGGTCGACCTCGTTCAGCACGTGAGGTTGGGCGGGCCATGCGATTTTGTCCAGAGAAGTTACCATGTCACCGAGTCGTCAGAGCTGACGGCTCTATCACGGGTGACAGCCATGCAGAGGTAAGGAAAATACTTTTGGAAAATGAAGGCATTACCTTCCTGCCAGGAGGTCGTGTGGACATGAAAACCCATCGCTGGTCTGGATGA
- a CDS encoding response regulator transcription factor translates to MKIMLADDEESIRIVVEYIITEDGYDFCYAADGAEALAVFEAENPDLVILDVMMPKLNGFDVCAQLRKKGSNVPIIILSAKGDIVDKSVGFKAGADDYLVKPFSSLELSLRIEALLRRRDHQAGETEERESIKLGDLEIFFKRYEARLKGKRVELTPKEFKILAYMASHPGKVYTRKQLLTYVWGEDYVGELTGIAVFICKIREKIEEDPSKPKYLQTVWGVGYKFGEKE, encoded by the coding sequence ATGAAGATTATGCTGGCTGATGATGAAGAGAGCATACGTATTGTCGTGGAGTATATTATCACAGAGGACGGCTATGATTTTTGCTATGCAGCGGATGGTGCGGAGGCCTTGGCTGTTTTTGAAGCAGAGAATCCCGACCTGGTGATTTTGGATGTCATGATGCCGAAACTCAATGGCTTTGATGTGTGTGCCCAGCTTCGCAAAAAGGGCAGTAATGTCCCCATTATCATTTTGTCTGCCAAAGGAGACATCGTGGACAAAAGTGTGGGTTTTAAAGCGGGAGCCGATGATTATCTCGTCAAGCCCTTCAGCTCTTTGGAATTATCTTTGCGCATCGAGGCTTTGCTCCGCCGGCGGGATCACCAAGCCGGTGAAACAGAGGAAAGAGAAAGCATCAAGCTGGGAGATTTGGAGATCTTTTTTAAGCGTTATGAGGCCCGCTTGAAAGGCAAGCGTGTGGAGCTCACACCCAAAGAGTTTAAGATCCTGGCTTATATGGCCAGCCATCCTGGCAAAGTGTATACCCGGAAGCAGCTTCTTACCTATGTGTGGGGGGAAGATTATGTGGGGGAGCTGACCGGTATCGCCGTTTTTATCTGCAAGATTCGGGAGAAGATTGAGGAGGATCCCTCCAAGCCTAAATATCTGCAGACAGTCTGGGGAGTCGGCTATAAATTCGGTGAGAAAGAGTGA
- a CDS encoding dimethyl sulfoxide reductase anchor subunit family protein — protein MEQFALTAFSICIQASVGIMLFVAIGKFLTKGLFKRAIISAAGLGTAGMVASLLHLGRPLHAINALLQFGTSWLSREIWFTAMFVGLTLVTAVLLYVKPQATGAITGLSATAALVGLIDVFAMAKIYSSASVPVWQSATTNVEFYAAALSMGAMLFFVLSMKEAGKMKKFVALAVAAVVAVQVAAVVPYFISLGASTSTALQASLVILGSLKPALAIKWLFILAGAGLILWLAKDELSKSVSGAVVGGAVLILAGQVIGRYIFYATMVVSGVGLT, from the coding sequence ATGGAACAGTTTGCCTTGACAGCGTTCTCGATCTGCATTCAAGCCTCCGTTGGAATAATGCTTTTTGTGGCCATTGGCAAATTTCTCACGAAAGGTCTCTTCAAACGTGCCATAATCAGTGCGGCAGGTTTAGGTACTGCCGGAATGGTTGCCTCACTGCTGCACTTAGGCCGCCCCTTACATGCGATCAATGCTCTGCTTCAATTCGGTACCTCTTGGCTCAGCCGCGAAATATGGTTCACCGCAATGTTTGTCGGGTTAACCCTTGTGACTGCCGTACTCCTCTATGTTAAGCCTCAAGCAACCGGAGCCATCACCGGCTTATCGGCAACAGCTGCCCTGGTGGGTCTGATCGATGTCTTTGCCATGGCGAAGATTTATAGCTCGGCCAGTGTGCCTGTATGGCAAAGTGCTACGACCAATGTTGAGTTTTATGCAGCGGCACTATCCATGGGAGCCATGCTTTTCTTCGTTCTCAGTATGAAAGAAGCGGGCAAGATGAAGAAATTCGTGGCCTTAGCGGTGGCGGCTGTTGTGGCTGTTCAAGTAGCCGCTGTAGTCCCTTACTTCATTTCTTTAGGAGCCAGCACCAGTACCGCATTGCAAGCCAGCCTTGTTATTCTTGGCAGCCTGAAGCCGGCCCTGGCTATTAAATGGTTGTTTATCCTTGCTGGAGCCGGATTGATTCTGTGGCTGGCTAAAGATGAACTAAGCAAATCTGTATCCGGTGCTGTTGTCGGCGGTGCAGTGTTGATTCTGGCCGGTCAGGTGATCGGAAGATATATATTTTACGCAACAATGGTTGTCTCCGGAGTAGGATTGACTTAA
- a CDS encoding 4Fe-4S dicluster domain-containing protein, translating into MGRLGFYFDVTACIGCRTCQIACKDKNRLDVGIIFRKVRTFQTGAYPTPFVFHYSGTCNHCEEAKCVRGCPTGAMHFGDDGTVQHDKDMCIGCKYCVWNCPYSVPQYIEAKNVVGKCDSCKDLRDKGENPVCVDACLMRCLKFGDLDQLKMEYGSELVNEIPVLPPAATTKPSVLIKPKDCALDSKFTVMEV; encoded by the coding sequence ATGGGAAGATTAGGATTTTATTTTGATGTGACAGCCTGTATCGGCTGCCGCACCTGTCAGATTGCATGTAAAGACAAAAACCGCTTGGATGTAGGTATTATTTTCCGCAAGGTAAGAACCTTTCAAACGGGTGCCTATCCAACGCCTTTTGTGTTTCACTACTCCGGAACGTGCAATCATTGCGAAGAAGCGAAATGTGTGCGGGGATGCCCGACCGGTGCGATGCATTTTGGTGACGACGGTACCGTCCAACATGATAAAGATATGTGCATAGGGTGTAAGTATTGTGTGTGGAATTGTCCCTACAGCGTTCCGCAATATATCGAAGCAAAAAATGTTGTTGGTAAATGCGACTCATGCAAGGATTTGCGGGACAAAGGTGAAAATCCAGTATGCGTTGATGCCTGCCTTATGCGTTGTCTTAAATTTGGTGACTTAGATCAGTTAAAAATGGAATATGGGTCCGAATTGGTGAATGAGATTCCAGTCCTGCCACCGGCGGCTACGACAAAGCCGTCGGTGCTGATTAAGCCCAAAGATTGTGCCCTTGATTCGAAATTTACAGTGATGGAGGTGTAA